The genomic segment TCCTCTGTGCACCACACCCCACCACTCACAGGTACACACACAAGTCACACAGGATTCTCGGGGTGCATAGGAGAAAACACAACgggaaattttattctttaatgtacGGCCTTCTGAAGTGATGGATTATTTTGCCCCGTAGAACGAGTTACATGATGTCTGACCCACCCCCATGGTCCAGTCCTGAGGGAGGCACCAAGATGCAGCAGGCCTGGCCCGCAGCAGCACACAGTGGGGCCTGCTAAGGAGCCAGAgaggaaaatcattttattagTAATGAAGAGACCATCTGAGGAACTAGAGCTCTCAgaattcctttgtggctcagtgagttaagaagtCGACACtgcctctctgaggatgtgggttcgatccctggtctcactcactggtttaaggattcagctttgctgaaggctgtggtataggcctgcagctgtggctccaattcgacccaaagcctgggaacttccatatgcctcaggtgcggccataaaaggaaaacaaaacaaaaaatccctagAGCTCTTGTTGgttcaaatacatacatatttaaaaacatctaagcagggagttcctgtcgtggcgcagtggttaaagaatccaactaggaaccatgaggttgggggttcaatccctgcccttgctcagtgggttaacgatccggcgttgccatgagctgtggtgtaggtcgcagatgcggctcggatcccgcgttgctctggctctggcgtaggctggcagctacagctctgattagacccctagcctgggaatctccatatgccgtgggagtggcccaagaaatggcaaaaagacaacaacaacaacaacaaaaatctaagcATACAAAAATCTAATACTGCCAGAGCACAACAGTGTCAGGTACCAAATCTAACCATTTCAACAATTTAACTGTGGATTAACTTTCAGCTATTGGGAATCACATGTGAAATGTCTTTTGATATATTCCATACTCTAAAAATGACCAGGGGAATTCAGAAGGAAGGAGACTAAAATTCCATGTGTTTTGGGCTTGGGTGTCTTAAGCCAAGAGTCCATGAATCCTTTTAACACAAGACTGTGTGTTCTGGAGCAAAGTCCATGGCCAAGGGGCCTATTCATCATCTGAGGAGGCAAATACCAGCCTACCCACAACTGCAAAGGAGCTGAGGGAGTGGCCATTACCAAACCATGGTCAGGCCAGCTGCCTGAGAAGTCCAGACCTCAGGAGAACCACCACCTGTGCTGCTGTTTCCAGGCCTGGTCACATTGCCCAAAGGGAGATGTGGTGGTGCTTGTCTTCCTGGGGGCAGAAGCCGGGCCCCCTGAACACAAATGAGGATGGGTGAGGCTAGAGACAGGGCTCTGGTGTCTGGAGGGACCCACCAGACTGCTGAGGCCAGTCCCGCGGAGAAAGTTGTGAGGGTGTCACCCGTCCTTGTcctgaggcagagggaggtgCCAGTCTGTGGGGGGACTCTGCCTGGGGGTCCACACTACGGGGTGCTTCTGCGCAGCCCGGACTCTCGCCCGCTCACTTTCACAGAGGGACCGCTGCAAAGGAGAGTGGTCACAGTCACTCTCAGCCTCACGTGCTCCCTGTACATGTCCACTCTCCACACCGGCCACACACGTGACAATGCCCAGGAAACCTTGGTGAGCACCTGGCACATACACATCCAAGATGCTCATTCTTCTCCTGAGCTACCACAAAAACCTGCTGTGCAGATAACCATTTtcgaggattttttttttttttttgctttttggggctgcacctgtggcatatggaagtttcccaggcttagggttgaattggagctacagctgctagcctgcgccccagccacagcaatgtcagatctgagccacacctgcaacctacaccacagctcacggcaaggcaagggatcgaacctgcaaccccatggttccttcttgggtttgtttactactgagccacgaaggaaactcttcgaggacattatttatttatttatttgtctttttgcctttctagggccgctcccgcggcatatggaggttcccaggctagggggtctaatcggagctgtagccactggcctacgccagagccacagcaacgccagatccgagccgcaaccacaacctacaccatagctcatggcaacactggatccttaacccactgagcaagggcaggaatcgaacccgcaacctcatggttcctagtcggatttgtttccactgcgccacgacgggaactcctcctcaaggaaatttttaaactttcctcCTGGGCCTCAGGGTGCGATGCCTTCCCTTGACCTTAGAGACTCACCTGCTAGGACCAGCTGTGGGCTAAGCAGGAGAAGACAGCCTGAAAGAGTGGCTAGAGGAAGAGTGATGCTAGGGACACACGCCTGGAGTCCCACAGGCAACAGGTTCTACTCCCACCAATAACAGCCAGGACAGGGCCTACTGGGTGCAGGCGCTGTGCTGGCTCCTTTAAGTGTAGTTTCACCTCCACCTGTTTTCGTTCAAGTCCTACTGTCTCATATGGGATGTTTTtgatctcatttaaaaaacaatcagaggggagttcctgttgtagagaagcggaaacaaatccaactagtatccatgaggatgggggttctaccctggccttgcacagtgggtcagggatgtggcattgccatgagctgtgctgtgggtcacagacgtggcttggatcccaagttgcatggcataggccaggagttgtagctccgatttgacccctagtctgggaacttccatatgctgccagtgctgccctaaaaaaataaaaataaaaataaaaaacacagagTCAATGTGGAAGACTCCTAGATCTCCATCTCTGCAGTGAATCAACAGCTTCCCCAATACCATCTGAGGCCTAAATTTTAGAGCTATTACGTTTCCCTAAGGAAGGAATAATCTGgctagtgaggagttcccgtcgcggcgcagtggttaatgaatccgactaggaaccatgaggttgcgggttcggtccctgcccttgctcagtgggttaacgatccggtgttgctgtaagctgtggtataggctgcagacgcagctcggatcccacgttgctgtgactctggcgtaggccggtggctatggctccgattcgacccctagcctgggaaaccttcacatgccgcaggagtggcccaagaaatagcaaaaaaaaaaaaaaaaaaaaaatctggctagTGCACATCTCGCTTTTCTCATTAAGTGACATACTGTGGGTATCTCTGCACATGGGGATGGATTACTACCTGTTCTTAAGAGCTGTGTGATACTCCATGATGTAGAAGACATCATCTGGTCAAATGTCTATTACTGGGCTTTAGGACACTTTCAGTCTTTGCACTATTACAAACAGTGACACTATGCACATTTTGAACCTGTAATTTGTTACCCAATTACTTCCTTAGGATAAACTTTCAGAGTTAAAATTGTGGGGTTAAAAGGTATGTGTTTGACATTTAGATAATCAGAACTCCTGACATTCCATCAGCACTGCCCAAGTGCCTGACTCTGCAAACCCCTGTGGACATTTCACTGGGCAGAAACCACTTACCGTCATTTCAATCCTATACCAGGCCATTTGGTTTCCTTTTAGAATGAATTTCTTTGTGCTCCTTGCCTGCTTTTCTACTCtaaaatcatttccatttttcttactgATACATGACAGctacctttaaaatattatatggcATTCTTCCCATAGAAACTACAACTATCTTTCCCACTTTCCACTTATCAGGACTTGgcatcaattttattttacacaCACTAGTCCTGCTGGCTCCCTCCCCCGAAAACCCCCAACTCCCCATGAGCACTGCCCGCTCACAGCTTCACTccatcccctacccccaccctccagctccAAGGCACCCCTGTATCCTAGACTGGGATGTAGGAGCCAGGACAGGGGCTGTGTTCTTCCAAAGTGTTCAGtgtctgctgaatgaatggacAAGAACTCCCTCATGACTGGTCTCCCACGCCTCCACCATTATACTTTCTCACCCTGGCAGCCACAATGATCTTTTAAAGATGTAAATCAAAGCAGGCGTCCCAGCATGCGTGGAGGCTAGGATCTAGCCCCTCTTTTAAAGTCTGCCAGGTCTATCCTCACCGCAGCCCCTGCGGCCCGGCCCCTGTTCCCTGCAGCGTCAGGCCTTCTTGTGCCCCCGGTTGGGTGACGCCGCTGGGCTTGGTCCTCCTCTTCCAGGGTTCGGCAGAACCACTCTCTGCAGGCGAGGCAGGTCACCTGGGCCTCACCTGGGCCTCGGCGCTGCGGCGCTCCTCCCACTCGCGGCAGCTGGCCAGGTCGCGTCCCCACTGCCCGCAGGCCGGCCTCTCCCCGTGGACGTAGTAATGGTGCAGGAAGTGCCCGGCGCTGCGGCACAGCTCCCACTCCGCTCGGTAGGCCTCACACGGGCGCGGTGGCTGCGGGGACCCGAGAGTGAGCGGGGACGCAGTGTCCGCCCCGCGCGGCCCGAACCGGTCACCGTCCGCCGGTCCGCCCCGCCCGAACCCAGTCACCGCCCGACGCGGCCCCTCCAGCGATCACCTGCCAGCCTCCGCCTTCCGCCATGTCCAGGAGCCTGCTGAGCCCGCCTCCTGAGCCCGCGGGCCGTGTGACTGACGGTGGAGGAACCAATGAGCCCCGAGATCTCACAGCTTGCCGGGTGAACAGGACGTCCGGGTTAGCAGCCAATAACAGCCGAGGGCGGGCGGGGAGTGGGACCTAGAGGCCGGGGCGGGGCCTGCAGGGCAGGTGTAAGCGGAGCGCGCCGCCGGGGTCGCAGAGCTGCGTTGAGGTGGTGGCAGCAGCCGTCAGCTCTGGCCCGCAGGTGCTGGGCTACAGAGGCCGTTTC from the Phacochoerus africanus isolate WHEZ1 chromosome 15, ROS_Pafr_v1, whole genome shotgun sequence genome contains:
- the C15H22orf39 gene encoding UPF0545 protein C22orf39 homolog — protein: MAEGGGWQPPRPCEAYRAEWELCRSAGHFLHHYYVHGERPACGQWGRDLASCREWEERRSAEAQRSLCESERARVRAAQKHPVVWTPRQSPPTDWHLPLPQDKDG